Part of the Leptospira yasudae genome is shown below.
CTCCGTTTGCGATTGAAATTCCTCCATTGTCGAGCTGATCTCCTCGAAGGAAGACGCGTGATCCGAAACCAATGTAGAAAAATCGTTCATAAAGTTCTTTAAGTTTAAGGAAGATTCTTTAAGTGCGCGAGCGGATTCTCTCATTTTATCGCTTCTTTCGGCGATCAATCTATGAGAGTCTTCCAATTCTTTTTGTCTAAATTCGGAGTTTTCTCGAAGTCGCATAAACAGTTTCACGAGAATTCTCACGATAAACGTGCAGGCAAAGATGAACAGAATCTTGGTGATTTGTTCGGAGAATGCCGCGTGCCCTAAAGAATTGGCAAGTTTCGGTTCCTCGGTAAGAACCAAACCGTATTGTGTGGCCGTATAAACGACGACAATATGCGCGAGCGCGGACGAGGACCCGACCACAAGAATAAAGTTAGGCGCAAGCAGCAAACCGGCATAGATGATGTAAAGATAACTGATTCCGTACAATACGGAACTTTTAACCATTCCCGACGTATAATCGGGGCTATCCATCGCTGCGCCGAACATCGCGCAAAATAGAGCGCCGACGTCCGCCAAAATAAACACCTTACTTAAGGTATGGGAAAGAGTTCCGGTGGTCTTAATTTTATAAAGACTATAAAAGAAATACAGAAGCATCGTCGTAGTTCCGCTCAGATACAAAGTGTTCTGAACTACGTTGCTCCGGTTCCAACCGATCGCGATCGAAGAATAATACAGCAGAATTAATCCGAGCCGAATCCAGTTGATGTAAGAGGGACCAGAGGCAATGATTTCCTCGTCCGTTTTTCGTGAGGATTCTTTCTTGGATGTCATGGTACTAATGACGAGAATTTACTTCGAAAAATCAATGGTTTTTCTAAAATGGAAATTTATAATTTACAAATTCGGATTTACAATTCGGAAGAACGTTAAGCGGCTTGTATTCTTATAACTTGCCGTTCCGAAAATCGAATTTTAGGAAACATTGATTCACTTTTCTCGAATGTTTTCCGCAGAGTCGCGGTCGCTCTTAAACGATTGCATATTCCGAATGCGTTCATTATAAGATTCCACCCCATTAGGGACGGTTTTTTTTGTTCATTCGATCCGCATTTTGATCGGGCTTCATTCATTTTGCCGCATTCATTTTTTTTAACCTGCGTCGAATAAGAAATTTCTTTTTGAATTCGATCTGATTCAATAGGACTTTTATAATTAGAGGGAATGATCATGTCTGAACATAAAATTGGCTTATATTGGAAAAAAGGACCCGAAGAATTCAAATATGACTCGTATGACCGAACACATTCGATTCAATACGACGGCGGTCAGAAGTTATTCGGATCTTCCACTCTGGAAACCTACGGGAAAGCGGAACATACCAATCCGGAAGAATTGTTGGCGTCTTCCGTTTGTAGCTGTCATTTTTTAACCTTTCTTGCGGTCGCGGCAAAGAGCAGATATGTCGTGTCCGAATATCAAGACCATGCGGTCGCCACATTGGAAAAGAACGCGGAAGGTAAGATGGTCGTAACGAAAATCGATCTTTATCCAAAGATAACATTCGAAGGCGAGAAGATCCCCGATTCGGAGGCATTAGCCGATCTTCACGCGAAATCTCATCGGAATTGTTTTATTTCGAATTCGATCAAATCGGAAGTCACGATCCATCCTCAGTGAAGGAGGATGAACGACGGATATTAAGGCCGAACTTATTCGGTTTCGGCCATCGTATGCGAATACTTTCTGAGCACTTCCTGAATCTTTAAAATCACTTCGTGGTGCGGATCCACCGAAAGCGCGATCTCCACCATTTCCATCGCTCGTTTATAATTCTTTAATGCGATGTAAATTTGCGCTAGATTCACGAGATTTTTCATGTGAGTCGGTTCTCTCAGTTTCAATCGTTCTCCGAAATCCAACGCCTTCTGAAGACTTCCGGCTTTGCGTGCGGCCGTAGAAGCGATATATAGAATTTCCTTATCAACCGGTTTTAAGTTCAAGTAATCTTCCGCGTAGAGAGCCGCGTTTCTGTAGTCCTTCTTTTTCAAAAAAAGACTTACGAATAACTTTTTGACTTCGGGAACTTGGTTGTTCAAAGATTCGGCTTGTTCGAGATAGGAAATCGCTTCTTCGATTTCTTTGTTGCCCGCGCCTTCCTTCGCTTTTTTGAGAAGTTCCCTAATTTGTTCCCTCTCGTGAGCTTGTGCGATTTTCGACTGGGTTAGATTTTCCTTAAATGAAACTCGAACCAAAGAAAGGTCGTCCGTTAAACTTCCTTGTTTTCGAATACCGTCGTAAATCGATTGAAGTTCTCCGTTGGCCTCTTCTACCTTTCTCAAGAATAATTTTTCGTCGTCGTTGATGATTCTTCCACCCTCGCGATCGGTTCCGATCAACAGATCGTCTCGTCCGTCCGAACCCGCGATGATGATATCACCCGGTTCCATTTGGAAGGTTTTGATAAAGACGCTTCCTTCCATACCGGTCGTTCCGAGTTTTCGGAACATCAGATCGTCTTCGATAAAACTTGCGATTCCGTCCCGATACAACACGGTCCAAGGGTGTTCCGCGTTGATAAAGTAAAGAAGTCCCGCTTCATCATCCACAACGCCTAACACGAGTGAGACGAGCATAGACCCGTCGAAACTTTCAAAGACCTTGTGTAATTCTAAAAATGCGTTTTTCAACCAGCGTTCGGGAGATTGTTCCTTCATCGTGGCGGCCATTTTCGTTCTTTCGATGATCGATTCAAAAACGGCCCCGAGTACGAGCGCCCCGCCCGCACCTTGCATGGATTTTCCCATCGCGTCCGCGTTTAAGAAAACGGTATAATATCGATCCTGCAGTTCGATTCCGTTGGAGATATTGATGTCCCCTCCGATCTCGTCGTTGAATCTTCTAAAAGAGAACTTCTTTTTTTGTTCGATCAGAAAATCCACTTTTACGTTTTCCTGACGAGCCTTGTTCGAACCGAGAGGTTTGATCAAAAGAGAAGTTAAGAAATAATCTCCGTCCTGTTGTTGTTTCAATTCCTGAACTTCTTCGAGAGTTTGCTGAAGTTCTTTGGTTCTTTCTTTTACCTTCTCTTCCAGTTCTTCCGCGTATTGCTGCAGACGTTTTCTCGCGGCTTGAATCGACCTCGCCATTCTGTTAAACGAACGGGCGATAAATCCGATCTCGTCCTCGACTTTCACTTGAAGACGGTATTCTAAGTTGCCGGAATTCGCTTCCCTCAAACCGATCACGACGTCTTCCAATGGATTGAGAAGCGCGCCTTGAAAGAAAAAGCGGAAACCGAAAAGAACTAAAACCAAAATGCAAAGCGCGGATATATAAAGAATCTTTCCCGTCGAATGGAGATATTCGCGGAGCGATTCGTATCGAAACCCGACTTCGTATATTTTGGAACCGGCCTCGGAAACGTAAAAATAAGAGATATAGTGCTTAGGAACATGGCCGCCTAACTCGTATATGCGTTCGCCTTTGTACGTTCTTTCATCCTGTTTTCTTATCTGAGTCAGGAGCGTTTGAAAGATCTGATCTCTTTTCGCTGAATCGGTCACGTTCGAATTCAAAGCGGCCTTTTTAAGTTCCTTCAAATACGCGTCGATTCCCGGAACATTCGATTGAAATAACTTCTCCAGTGCGACCGGGTCGTTTTTTTCCTTCGCAGGAAGATGAAAGTATTTATTTCTAAGTACAACCAGTTT
Proteins encoded:
- a CDS encoding methyl-accepting chemotaxis protein is translated as MTSKKESSRKTDEEIIASGPSYINWIRLGLILLYYSSIAIGWNRSNVVQNTLYLSGTTTMLLYFFYSLYKIKTTGTLSHTLSKVFILADVGALFCAMFGAAMDSPDYTSGMVKSSVLYGISYLYIIYAGLLLAPNFILVVGSSSALAHIVVVYTATQYGLVLTEEPKLANSLGHAAFSEQITKILFIFACTFIVRILVKLFMRLRENSEFRQKELEDSHRLIAERSDKMRESARALKESSLNLKNFMNDFSTLVSDHASSFEEISSTMEEFQSQTENSSDNVKNQFSNIESLIGHSSNLKSIIERISQFNETLDQSMDKVRKSGSMVTGFVEELAKSLSSLGDSFRSVGEVNRIMSEVADRTNLLSL
- a CDS encoding OsmC family protein; this encodes MSEHKIGLYWKKGPEEFKYDSYDRTHSIQYDGGQKLFGSSTLETYGKAEHTNPEELLASSVCSCHFLTFLAVAAKSRYVVSEYQDHAVATLEKNAEGKMVVTKIDLYPKITFEGEKIPDSEALADLHAKSHRNCFISNSIKSEVTIHPQ
- a CDS encoding SpoIIE family protein phosphatase, which translates into the protein MDLIYLNYFSLASLIGVLFIGFTTFFFFSIQEKASGTMYISIGLLCLGIFHLGYMVGFPFYGPWSVFHRWIVIPSPFFGFLFLIMFFLHYPEPVSRKIVVPLFSIALAGVLFICAWYLYESFPAKRVFYFSGHYWDFQINYFYKIYSAVIILYTFIFMGIGVWRMVKLKGKERIITGIILIPLTLVTLFPGILNAMSRDGAVSRELYQTVLDISLVIGLFVILVGYINYTSEKTSILSRITGITLATFFLILQIVSLFIFNKYEESYDLIKRKEVRLSVSGLEVSKDIEYVFEYDSESDSAKSSSIKNSLQPNESVLREFRFFKIAHTLFELPVLGNEELIERSDSILKNSPPGFEAYKAGVREYLSSKKDSKNLSGKDLESFFDDLEKKLVVLRNKYFHLPAKEKNDPVALEKLFQSNVPGIDAYLKELKKAALNSNVTDSAKRDQIFQTLLTQIRKQDERTYKGERIYELGGHVPKHYISYFYVSEAGSKIYEVGFRYESLREYLHSTGKILYISALCILVLVLFGFRFFFQGALLNPLEDVVIGLREANSGNLEYRLQVKVEDEIGFIARSFNRMARSIQAARKRLQQYAEELEEKVKERTKELQQTLEEVQELKQQQDGDYFLTSLLIKPLGSNKARQENVKVDFLIEQKKKFSFRRFNDEIGGDINISNGIELQDRYYTVFLNADAMGKSMQGAGGALVLGAVFESIIERTKMAATMKEQSPERWLKNAFLELHKVFESFDGSMLVSLVLGVVDDEAGLLYFINAEHPWTVLYRDGIASFIEDDLMFRKLGTTGMEGSVFIKTFQMEPGDIIIAGSDGRDDLLIGTDREGGRIINDDEKLFLRKVEEANGELQSIYDGIRKQGSLTDDLSLVRVSFKENLTQSKIAQAHEREQIRELLKKAKEGAGNKEIEEAISYLEQAESLNNQVPEVKKLFVSLFLKKKDYRNAALYAEDYLNLKPVDKEILYIASTAARKAGSLQKALDFGERLKLREPTHMKNLVNLAQIYIALKNYKRAMEMVEIALSVDPHHEVILKIQEVLRKYSHTMAETE